One genomic segment of candidate division KSB1 bacterium includes these proteins:
- a CDS encoding efflux RND transporter permease subunit — MKLSEISIQRPVLATVMSLVIIIFGVVSFTQLPVREYPDIDPPVVSVTTFYRGASPNVVETEITDILEEQLSTIEGVKTITSSSQEQGSAITITFELDRDVDQAANDVRDRVASVRGLLPREADDPIIQKIDVNAQPIMWLALISDRHNNLELTDAAERILKERLLRLPGVGSIFMGGERRYAMRVWLDSQRMAARGLTPQDVENAIRRENAEIPAGRVEGENREFTVRTRGDLVTPEEFAAIIVKQSGDELVRLGDVAEVALGAQDERTAVRWNGKPTTGLGVVKQTRASTLQVAQTVIDALPELQKTLPQGMQLEVAYNSATFIQDSINEVAETLLIAFGLVVLVIIAFLKSFRATLIPTFAIPISIIGTFAVGYFLGYTINILTLLALVLAIGLVVDDAIIMLENIYRHMEMGKSRLQAARDGAKEIGFAVLATTIALVAVFVPLAFLTGNIGRLFNEFGVTVAVAVLISGFVALTLTPMMSSRMLKPLHHTGSSWAARSFDAFFDWLERTCHRIVHGALRHRVLVVSVAVVMIAISVALFKLLPSELVPTEDRGVGFGIVIAPEGATLDYTDRYVRQIEQIMLSRPETNGVFTATGVGFAGPGRVTNGFIFLNLKPASERQKSQQQIVQELFPQLFSIPGVLAFVLNPPSLGADFNFTPVAYVLQADTYEELQSAVALMMAQASQLGYLINLDSDLRLNKPQLEITIDRERAALLGVSVTDIGSTLETFLGGRVVTDFKRGGKQYDVIVQLKPADRATPNTIEGIYLRGANGLVQLANVVTVKETVAPKELNHFNRVRSATITASMVPGVSLGQALNDLDRIADTSLPPTIKRDLTGQSREFRESSSALYFLFAFAVVFIYLVLAAQFESFIHPLTILLSVPLAVAGALAALYFFGQSLNIYSQIGLIMLIGLVTKNAILIVEFANQLQERGERLFDAVADAATIRLRPILMTSFATIFGILPIAIGLGAGAESRRPLGIAVVGGMLLSTFLTLVLVPVVYTLLARFTKIRVGPAHDRQPLATPARAEVVA, encoded by the coding sequence ATGAAGCTCAGTGAAATTTCAATACAGCGCCCGGTGCTCGCCACGGTGATGAGTCTGGTGATCATCATCTTCGGCGTGGTGTCCTTCACGCAGTTGCCGGTGCGCGAATATCCCGACATCGATCCGCCCGTGGTTTCGGTCACCACCTTCTATCGCGGCGCCAGCCCCAACGTGGTCGAAACCGAGATCACCGACATTCTGGAGGAGCAGCTTTCCACCATCGAGGGCGTGAAGACGATCACCTCTTCCAGCCAGGAGCAGGGCTCGGCGATCACCATCACCTTTGAGCTGGATCGCGACGTCGATCAGGCCGCCAACGACGTGCGTGACCGCGTGGCGAGTGTGCGCGGCCTGCTGCCGCGCGAGGCCGATGATCCCATCATCCAAAAAATCGACGTCAACGCGCAGCCGATCATGTGGCTGGCGTTGATCAGCGACCGCCACAACAACCTGGAATTGACCGACGCGGCCGAGCGCATTCTGAAAGAGCGGCTGTTGCGTTTGCCGGGCGTGGGTTCGATCTTCATGGGCGGCGAGCGGCGCTATGCCATGCGCGTGTGGCTGGATTCGCAACGCATGGCGGCGCGCGGCCTCACGCCGCAGGATGTCGAAAATGCCATCCGCCGCGAAAACGCGGAAATTCCGGCGGGCCGCGTGGAGGGCGAAAACCGTGAATTCACCGTGCGCACCCGCGGCGATTTGGTCACGCCGGAGGAATTTGCCGCTATCATCGTCAAGCAAAGCGGCGATGAGCTTGTGCGCCTGGGTGACGTGGCGGAGGTGGCACTGGGCGCGCAGGACGAACGCACCGCGGTGCGGTGGAACGGCAAGCCCACCACCGGGCTGGGCGTGGTGAAACAAACGCGCGCCAGCACCCTGCAAGTGGCGCAAACCGTGATCGACGCACTGCCGGAACTGCAAAAGACGCTGCCCCAGGGCATGCAACTGGAAGTCGCCTACAATTCGGCAACCTTCATTCAGGACTCCATCAACGAAGTGGCGGAAACGCTGCTCATCGCTTTCGGCCTGGTGGTGCTGGTGATCATTGCCTTTCTCAAAAGTTTCCGCGCCACGCTCATCCCCACGTTCGCCATCCCGATTTCCATCATCGGCACGTTTGCGGTGGGATATTTTCTCGGCTACACCATCAACATCCTCACGCTGCTGGCGCTGGTGCTCGCCATCGGTCTGGTGGTGGATGATGCCATTATCATGCTCGAAAACATCTACCGCCACATGGAAATGGGCAAATCCCGCCTGCAGGCTGCGCGCGACGGCGCCAAAGAAATCGGCTTTGCGGTGCTGGCCACGACGATCGCGCTGGTGGCCGTGTTCGTGCCACTCGCCTTTCTCACCGGCAACATCGGCCGCCTGTTCAATGAGTTCGGCGTGACGGTGGCGGTGGCGGTGCTGATCTCCGGCTTCGTCGCCCTGACCCTGACGCCAATGATGAGCTCGCGCATGCTGAAACCGCTGCACCACACCGGCTCGAGCTGGGCGGCGCGCTCGTTTGACGCCTTCTTCGATTGGCTGGAGCGCACCTGCCATCGCATCGTGCATGGCGCGCTGCGGCATCGCGTGCTGGTGGTGAGTGTGGCCGTGGTGATGATCGCGATCAGCGTGGCGCTGTTCAAGCTGCTGCCCAGTGAACTCGTGCCGACCGAGGACCGCGGCGTCGGCTTCGGCATCGTCATCGCGCCCGAAGGCGCCACGCTCGATTACACCGACCGCTACGTGCGGCAGATCGAACAGATCATGCTCAGCCGGCCCGAAACCAACGGCGTGTTCACCGCCACCGGCGTGGGCTTTGCCGGGCCTGGCCGCGTCACCAATGGCTTCATCTTCCTGAACCTGAAGCCGGCGAGTGAGCGGCAGAAATCGCAGCAACAAATCGTGCAGGAACTTTTCCCGCAGCTCTTTTCGATTCCGGGTGTGCTCGCGTTTGTGTTGAACCCGCCGAGCCTGGGCGCGGATTTCAATTTCACGCCGGTGGCCTATGTGCTGCAGGCCGACACCTACGAGGAACTGCAGAGCGCAGTCGCCCTCATGATGGCGCAGGCCTCGCAACTCGGCTATCTCATCAATCTCGACAGTGATTTGCGCCTGAACAAACCGCAGCTCGAGATCACCATCGATCGCGAGCGCGCGGCGCTGCTCGGCGTTTCGGTGACGGACATCGGCAGCACGCTTGAAACCTTCCTGGGCGGCCGCGTGGTCACCGACTTCAAGCGCGGCGGCAAACAGTATGATGTCATCGTGCAGCTCAAACCCGCGGACCGCGCCACGCCCAACACCATCGAGGGCATCTACCTGCGCGGCGCCAACGGCCTGGTGCAGCTCGCAAATGTCGTGACTGTGAAGGAAACCGTGGCGCCGAAAGAGTTGAATCACTTCAATCGCGTGCGCTCGGCGACGATCACCGCCAGCATGGTGCCGGGCGTGAGCCTGGGTCAGGCCTTGAATGATCTCGACCGCATCGCCGACACCAGCCTGCCGCCCACCATCAAGCGCGACTTGACCGGCCAGTCGCGCGAGTTCCGCGAATCCAGCAGCGCGCTCTATTTTCTCTTCGCCTTCGCGGTGGTGTTCATCTATCTGGTGCTGGCGGCGCAATTCGAAAGTTTCATTCACCCGCTCACGATCCTGCTCTCGGTGCCGCTGGCGGTGGCGGGTGCGCTGGCCGCGCTGTATTTCTTCGGACAGAGCCTCAATATTTACTCGCAGATCGGTCTGATCATGCTGATCGGATTGGTGACCAAAAACGCCATTCTGATCGTGGAATTTGCCAACCAATTGCAGGAGCGGGGCGAGCGCTTGTTCGATGCGGTTGCCGATGCGGCCACCATCCGCTTGCGGCCGATTCTCATGACCTCGTTCGCGACCATCTTCGGCATTCTGCCCATCGCCATTGGCCTGGGCGCCGGCGCGGAATCCCGGCGGCCGCTGGGCATTGCAGTGGTGGGCGGCATGCTGCTCTCAACATTTCTCACGCTGGTGCTGGTGCCGGTGGTTTACACGCTGTTGGCACGTTTCACCAAAATCCGGGTCGGGCCGGCCCACGACAGGCAGCCGCTGGCAACGCCCGCCCGTGCGGAAGTCGTGGCATGA
- a CDS encoding efflux RND transporter periplasmic adaptor subunit, which produces MLTSCKQRQARSRFRLAGLGVLSLMLAACATRQGPRGGFQMPPMPVEVATVAQSAVIDPFEAVGTIAAENAVTIVSEIDATVISLPFREGQAIAKGGLIAQLDDAQMRAEEERAQAILEQRRVTFERIKTITEEGLGTAQSLDDAAAALKVAEAELALIRARLQKTRIVAPFAGITGARRVSPGTFLRAGAPITELAQIDRLRVTFSAPERYYGSLQRGAELKVSTTAYPGYELTGRVDVIEPIVDESTRRVRIVARLDNPGGKFRPGMSANVTVVLNERPDALVIPSEAVFVEGNQALVYLIQPDSTVARMPVELGTRQRENVEIINGLTTGARVVRAGHQKLFPGAKVLPMPPAPQQQH; this is translated from the coding sequence ATGCTTACCTCATGCAAGCAGCGACAGGCACGCTCGAGATTTCGCCTCGCCGGCCTTGGTGTTTTGTCGCTCATGCTGGCTGCCTGCGCAACGCGACAGGGGCCGCGCGGCGGTTTTCAAATGCCGCCCATGCCGGTGGAAGTCGCCACGGTGGCGCAGAGTGCGGTCATCGACCCCTTCGAAGCCGTGGGCACCATCGCGGCAGAGAATGCCGTCACGATCGTCTCCGAAATCGACGCGACCGTGATCAGCCTGCCTTTTCGGGAGGGCCAAGCCATCGCGAAAGGCGGTTTGATTGCGCAGCTCGATGATGCGCAAATGCGTGCGGAAGAAGAGCGCGCGCAGGCGATTCTCGAACAGCGCAGGGTGACCTTCGAGCGCATCAAAACCATCACCGAGGAGGGCCTGGGCACGGCACAGAGCCTGGACGATGCCGCGGCCGCGCTCAAAGTGGCGGAAGCGGAACTGGCCTTGATTCGCGCACGATTGCAAAAGACGCGCATCGTGGCACCGTTCGCGGGGATTACCGGCGCGCGCCGCGTCAGCCCCGGCACGTTTCTGCGCGCAGGCGCACCGATCACTGAGTTGGCGCAGATCGACCGGCTGCGCGTCACCTTCTCCGCGCCCGAACGCTACTACGGCAGCTTGCAGCGCGGCGCGGAGCTGAAAGTCTCCACCACAGCCTATCCGGGCTATGAATTGACCGGCCGGGTGGATGTTATCGAGCCCATAGTCGATGAGTCCACGCGCCGGGTCCGGATTGTGGCGCGGCTCGACAATCCCGGCGGCAAATTTCGTCCCGGCATGTCCGCCAATGTGACGGTGGTGCTCAATGAGCGGCCCGACGCGCTGGTCATCCCGAGTGAGGCGGTTTTCGTGGAAGGAAACCAGGCGTTGGTTTACCTCATCCAGCCCGACAGCACGGTGGCGAGAATGCCGGTGGAGCTGGGCACACGCCAGCGTGAGAATGTCGAAATCATCAACGGCCTGACGACGGGCGCCCGGGTCGTGCGCGCCGGACATCAAAAACTCTTCCCGGGCGCCAAAGTCCTGCCGATGCCGCCCGCCCCACAACAACAGCACTGA